A portion of the Blastopirellula sediminis genome contains these proteins:
- a CDS encoding valine--tRNA ligase — MWEERGYFHAEPNPNKDPYTIVIPPPNVTGALHLGHALNNTLQDVLIRYKRMKGFEALWIPGTDHAGIATQAVVERRILEEEGLSRHDLGREKMVERIWKWKDQYEARILGQLKRMGSSCDWERTRFTLDPVCARAVRSTFYDLFAKNLIYKGKRLVNWDTFLQTAVSDDEVFHETTQGHFWHFSYPVIDPQPGEPPVVTIATTRPETMLGDTAVAVHPDPEQALNDLEAELKEKLKTAPGKEKPEIQAELDRIAERRKTMLPQLIILRDMALAGRKLMLPLIEREIPLIADQWAKPELGSGCVKITPAHDPNDYEVGIRNELPMINILNPDGTLNENAAQYKGLKIYDAREKVVADLDAIGLLDKVEDREIDLAHSDRSKTPIEPYLADQWFIRMDELAQSAMDAVTDGRVKIFPTRYAKGYVDWLSEKRDWPVSRQLWWGHQIPIWSQTCQLKEDHDELIAKLDADPDIKAERAAYQVERDPERQAAEKTGTIQGAARVGMPYSMIHVCINEDDDALATKYEKLGFVRENDVLDTWFSSALWPHSTLGWPEKTPELEYFYPTSTLITSRDIITLWVARMVLAGLNNMGEIPFREVFIHPTILDGLGERMSKSKGNGVDPLDVIEKFGADSLRFGLAYLTTETQDVRMPVQFECPHCGALIDQTKKNRIQPKIECKKCSKEFSTQWAFSDADLALPRGAVVSERFEIGRNFCNKLWNAARFTMINLEGFEPAPIDDADLLLEDRWILSRLASAEAEMTRCLESYRYADAARALYDFAWDNFCSFYLEMTKERFTDPAQRPLAQRVIIFVLDSLLRMLHPLVPFITEEIWQSLGKLAPKRGFAEVTEATESIMIAEWPPIDPAWQDEKIEAQFAKFQETLASLREIRSRQNIAPREMIEFTIRCDAKTVELLESMEAYFGSMANAKSVGWGAEVTIPETNARIDLPGMEVYVDLKDFIDVGAEIERNEKQRERLLGMITGKEKKLSNASFVERAPADVVAKERESLENAQRELETVEAALAKLLKK; from the coding sequence ATGTGGGAAGAGCGGGGCTACTTCCACGCCGAGCCGAATCCGAACAAAGATCCCTACACGATCGTGATTCCGCCGCCGAACGTGACCGGCGCTCTGCACCTGGGACACGCCCTCAACAACACGCTGCAAGACGTGCTGATCCGCTACAAGCGGATGAAAGGGTTTGAAGCCCTCTGGATCCCCGGTACCGATCACGCGGGCATCGCGACGCAAGCGGTGGTGGAACGTCGCATTCTGGAAGAAGAAGGCCTATCGCGCCACGACCTGGGCCGCGAGAAGATGGTCGAGCGGATCTGGAAGTGGAAAGATCAGTACGAAGCTCGCATTCTCGGCCAGCTGAAGCGGATGGGTAGCAGTTGCGATTGGGAGCGGACGCGGTTCACGCTCGACCCGGTCTGCGCTCGCGCCGTGCGGAGCACCTTCTACGATCTGTTCGCGAAGAACCTGATCTACAAAGGGAAGCGTCTGGTCAACTGGGACACGTTCCTGCAAACCGCTGTGAGCGACGATGAAGTGTTCCACGAAACGACCCAAGGGCACTTCTGGCACTTCAGCTATCCGGTGATCGACCCGCAACCAGGCGAACCGCCAGTGGTGACGATCGCGACGACCCGGCCCGAGACGATGCTCGGCGATACGGCGGTGGCGGTCCACCCCGATCCAGAGCAGGCGCTCAACGACTTGGAAGCGGAGCTGAAAGAAAAGCTGAAGACGGCGCCGGGAAAAGAGAAGCCGGAGATTCAGGCGGAACTCGACCGCATCGCCGAACGCCGCAAGACGATGCTGCCGCAGCTGATCATCTTGCGCGACATGGCGCTGGCCGGCCGCAAGCTGATGCTACCGCTGATCGAACGCGAAATTCCGCTGATCGCCGACCAGTGGGCGAAGCCGGAGCTTGGGTCCGGCTGCGTGAAGATCACGCCGGCGCATGATCCGAACGACTATGAAGTCGGCATTCGGAACGAGCTGCCGATGATCAACATCCTGAACCCGGACGGCACGCTCAACGAGAACGCCGCTCAGTACAAAGGGCTGAAGATCTACGACGCCCGCGAAAAAGTGGTGGCCGATCTCGACGCCATCGGTTTGCTCGACAAGGTGGAAGATCGCGAGATCGACCTGGCGCACTCCGACCGGAGCAAGACGCCGATCGAGCCGTACCTGGCCGACCAGTGGTTCATCCGCATGGACGAACTGGCGCAAAGCGCGATGGACGCGGTGACCGATGGTCGCGTGAAGATCTTCCCGACCCGTTACGCCAAGGGCTACGTCGATTGGCTCAGCGAAAAGCGCGATTGGCCGGTTAGCCGTCAGCTCTGGTGGGGACATCAGATTCCGATCTGGTCGCAAACTTGCCAGTTGAAAGAAGATCACGACGAGCTGATCGCGAAGCTCGACGCCGATCCCGATATCAAAGCGGAACGCGCCGCCTATCAGGTGGAACGAGATCCCGAACGTCAGGCCGCCGAAAAGACCGGCACCATCCAAGGCGCCGCGCGGGTGGGGATGCCCTACTCGATGATCCACGTCTGCATCAACGAAGATGACGACGCCCTGGCCACGAAGTACGAAAAGCTCGGCTTCGTGCGGGAAAATGACGTGCTCGATACCTGGTTCAGCTCGGCGCTCTGGCCCCACTCGACCTTGGGTTGGCCCGAGAAGACGCCGGAGCTGGAGTACTTCTATCCGACCAGCACGCTGATCACCAGCCGCGACATCATCACGTTGTGGGTGGCCCGCATGGTGCTGGCCGGCCTGAACAACATGGGCGAGATTCCGTTCCGCGAAGTCTTCATTCACCCGACCATTCTGGATGGCCTGGGAGAACGAATGTCGAAGTCGAAGGGGAACGGGGTCGATCCGTTGGATGTGATCGAGAAGTTCGGCGCCGACTCGCTTCGCTTTGGTTTGGCCTATCTGACCACCGAAACGCAAGACGTGCGGATGCCGGTGCAGTTCGAGTGCCCCCACTGCGGCGCGCTAATCGATCAGACGAAGAAGAACCGGATCCAGCCGAAGATCGAATGCAAGAAGTGCTCGAAGGAATTCTCGACGCAGTGGGCGTTTAGCGACGCCGACCTGGCGCTGCCGCGCGGCGCTGTGGTGAGCGAACGCTTCGAGATTGGGCGTAACTTCTGCAACAAGCTGTGGAACGCCGCTCGGTTCACGATGATCAACCTGGAAGGGTTCGAACCGGCCCCGATCGACGACGCCGATTTGCTGCTCGAAGATCGTTGGATTCTCAGTCGGTTGGCTTCGGCCGAAGCGGAAATGACTCGCTGCCTGGAATCGTATCGCTACGCCGATGCGGCCCGTGCGCTGTACGACTTCGCGTGGGACAACTTCTGCAGCTTCTATCTCGAAATGACGAAGGAACGATTCACCGATCCGGCGCAGCGTCCGCTGGCTCAACGCGTGATCATCTTCGTGCTCGATTCGCTATTGCGAATGCTCCATCCGCTGGTGCCGTTCATCACGGAAGAAATTTGGCAGTCGCTCGGCAAGCTCGCGCCGAAACGCGGTTTCGCCGAAGTGACCGAAGCGACCGAGAGCATCATGATCGCCGAGTGGCCGCCGATTGATCCGGCCTGGCAAGACGAAAAGATCGAAGCGCAGTTCGCCAAGTTCCAAGAAACGCTGGCCAGTCTGCGCGAAATCCGCAGCCGCCAGAACATTGCGCCGCGCGAGATGATCGAGTTCACGATTCGCTGCGACGCCAAGACGGTCGAACTGCTCGAGTCGATGGAAGCTTACTTCGGTTCGATGGCCAACGCGAAGAGCGTCGGTTGGGGCGCCGAAGTGACGATTCCGGAAACCAACGCTCGCATCGACTTGCCGGGGATGGAAGTCTATGTCGACCTGAAGGACTTCATCGACGTCGGCGCCGAAATCGAACGAAACGAAAAGCAGCGCGAGCGTTTGCTGGGGATGATCACCGGCAAAGAGAAGAAGCTTTCGAACGCCAGTTTCGTCGAACGCGCACCGGCCGACGTGGTCGCCAAAGAACGGGAAAGCTTGGAAAACGCCCAGCGCGAGCTGGAAACGGTCGAAGCCGCCCTGGCGAAACTGCTGAAAAAGTAA
- a CDS encoding bifunctional nuclease family protein: MPVQMELSRIIISEINDQQVIYLKEVDGDRQFPIMIGIFEATSIHRRVKDFASPRPLTHDLICNIIEQMGGVLDSVVICDLNQGTYFANLRIKRDGELIEIDARPSDAIAIAVTNQPNLPIYVEEHVLDESAN, translated from the coding sequence ATGCCGGTCCAAATGGAACTCTCGCGGATCATCATCAGCGAGATTAACGATCAGCAGGTCATCTACCTCAAGGAAGTCGATGGCGATCGCCAGTTTCCGATCATGATCGGCATCTTTGAGGCGACCAGCATTCATCGTCGCGTTAAAGACTTCGCTTCGCCTCGCCCGCTGACGCATGACCTGATCTGCAACATCATCGAGCAGATGGGGGGCGTACTCGATAGCGTCGTCATTTGCGATTTGAATCAAGGGACCTACTTCGCCAACCTCCGCATCAAACGGGATGGAGAGTTGATCGAAATTGACGCTCGTCCTTCCGACGCGATCGCCATTGCGGTTACCAATCAGCCGAATCTGCCGATCTACGTCGAAGAGCACGTCCTGGACGAATCGGCGAACTAA
- a CDS encoding outer membrane protein assembly factor BamB family protein, whose translation MPRLLLSLLLAAAFALPAYAGHRLVTQGAGKLAIVDADGKVEWEMPFGDIHDIHVTADGHIYAQQGMKKIVEIDPAQKKIVWSYDCANENGNAGKPIEVHAFQPLADGKMMIAESGIGRIIEIDRDGKLLKEVKLVVDNPHPHRDTRLVRKLENGNYLVCHEGDGKVREYDGETGDIVWEYNVPLFDKKPAGGHGPEAWGNQCFAAVRLKNGNTLISTGNGHGVIEVDHDQKVVWRLEQNELPGITFAWVTTLEVLPNGNYVIGNCHAGPGQPLLVEIEPKAKKVVWTFDQYDRFGNSVPNSQLLDVEGEVIR comes from the coding sequence ATGCCGCGACTTCTCCTTTCGCTGCTGTTGGCAGCCGCTTTCGCACTTCCCGCCTATGCCGGTCATCGTCTCGTCACGCAAGGCGCCGGCAAACTGGCGATCGTCGACGCCGACGGCAAGGTTGAGTGGGAGATGCCGTTTGGCGACATCCATGACATTCACGTCACCGCCGACGGACACATCTACGCCCAGCAAGGGATGAAGAAGATCGTCGAGATCGACCCGGCCCAAAAGAAGATCGTCTGGTCGTACGACTGTGCGAACGAAAACGGCAACGCCGGCAAGCCGATCGAAGTTCACGCCTTTCAACCGCTGGCCGATGGCAAGATGATGATCGCCGAATCAGGTATCGGTCGCATTATCGAAATCGACCGCGACGGCAAACTGCTGAAGGAAGTGAAGCTGGTCGTCGACAATCCGCACCCGCATCGCGACACGCGGCTGGTTCGCAAGCTGGAAAACGGCAACTACCTCGTCTGTCACGAAGGGGACGGCAAGGTCCGCGAATATGACGGCGAGACCGGCGACATCGTCTGGGAATACAACGTGCCGCTGTTCGACAAGAAGCCGGCCGGCGGTCATGGTCCGGAAGCGTGGGGCAATCAATGCTTCGCCGCAGTTCGTCTGAAGAACGGCAACACGTTGATCTCGACCGGCAACGGGCACGGCGTGATCGAAGTCGATCATGATCAAAAAGTCGTCTGGCGATTGGAGCAGAACGAACTGCCGGGGATCACGTTCGCTTGGGTGACGACGCTGGAAGTGCTCCCCAACGGCAACTATGTCATCGGCAATTGCCACGCTGGCCCGGGACAACCGTTGCTGGTTGAGATCGAACCGAAGGCGAAGAAAGTCGTCTGGACCTTCGATCAATATGATCGCTTCGGCAACTCGGTACCGAACTCGCAACTGCTCGACGTCGAAGGAGAAGTGATTCGCTAA
- a CDS encoding DUF1559 domain-containing protein yields the protein MQHTVSKRKRSGFTLVELLVVIAIIGVLIALLLPAVQQAREAARRMQCTNNLKQHGLGLHNFHDTYGRFPPGSANDLAPFGKATATNWGVSWMGYLMPFLELGNAFDQAQLTSGNSYNSTAILNALGNGAGDTPIFDAYVCPSSPMDHVAAFTPKAMISDYVGISGTINGFGGTVAANNVEQFYSSSYFGAATINGVLHMNSQTKFADVTDGTSNTMVVSEVSDWIYKDAGTPFDFRPSGRHGFFMGSKGTDARPIVTLGTGGRAFSLTSIRYKINPGKSQFFSGTAASGVFIESGYTSGGANTPLASAHPGGVQATLCDGSVRFIAETIDNTTLANLAIRHDGYVLGEF from the coding sequence ATGCAACATACGGTATCGAAGCGAAAACGTTCCGGCTTCACGCTGGTTGAACTCTTGGTTGTGATCGCCATCATCGGCGTGTTGATCGCTCTGCTTTTGCCGGCAGTTCAACAGGCGCGCGAAGCGGCTCGTCGGATGCAATGCACGAACAACCTGAAGCAGCACGGCCTCGGGCTGCACAATTTCCACGATACGTACGGCCGCTTTCCTCCAGGCAGCGCCAATGACCTCGCGCCGTTCGGCAAAGCGACCGCCACCAACTGGGGCGTTTCGTGGATGGGTTACCTGATGCCGTTCCTCGAACTCGGGAACGCCTTCGATCAAGCGCAGCTGACCTCGGGCAACAGCTACAACTCGACCGCGATTCTCAATGCGCTCGGCAACGGGGCAGGGGACACGCCGATATTTGACGCCTACGTTTGTCCGTCGTCGCCGATGGATCACGTCGCTGCGTTCACGCCGAAGGCGATGATTTCGGACTACGTCGGCATCTCGGGTACGATTAACGGCTTTGGCGGAACGGTCGCGGCTAATAACGTCGAACAGTTCTATTCCTCTTCCTACTTTGGCGCAGCGACGATCAACGGCGTGCTGCACATGAACTCGCAGACCAAGTTCGCCGACGTCACCGACGGCACGAGCAACACGATGGTGGTGAGCGAAGTGAGCGACTGGATCTACAAGGACGCCGGCACTCCATTCGACTTCCGTCCGAGCGGTCGCCATGGCTTCTTCATGGGGTCGAAAGGAACCGACGCTCGTCCGATCGTGACGCTAGGAACCGGCGGTCGTGCGTTCAGCCTGACCTCGATTCGCTACAAGATTAACCCGGGCAAGTCGCAGTTCTTTTCGGGTACGGCCGCCTCCGGCGTCTTTATCGAAAGCGGCTATACCAGCGGCGGCGCCAATACTCCGCTCGCTTCGGCTCATCCCGGCGGCGTGCAGGCGACGTTGTGCGACGGTTCGGTTCGCTTCATTGCGGAAACGATCGATAACACGACGCTCGCCAACCTGGCGATCCGCCATGACGGCTACGTGTTGGGCGAGTTCTAA
- a CDS encoding aspartate kinase, giving the protein MSLIVQKFGGTSVADCEKIVAAARKAIRAQKEGHQVVMVVSAMGKNTDVLVDLAKQINDRPPAREMDMLLSTGEQVSVALMAMAIHSLGAKAVSLTGAQIGIKTDSTHTKARIISIETERVKQLLDAGNIVIAAGFQGIDENMNITTLGRGGSDTTAVALAAVLDADACEIYTDVDGVYTTDPRLLAEARRVLQISYDEMLELASLGAGVMHSRSIEFAKKFGVPIHVRSSFTDITGTMIVDQPESKTRPVGGAAMTKNEARVTIEGVPDVPGISHELFHSIASKAISVDMIVQNIGADGRANISFTVPRDELEQTLEAVRSAADILQYENVAHDENVSKISVVGLGMAEQSGVADKMFRVLADAGINIQMITTSEIKISVLVSRADAQRALAAVHSGFLLDVKPDDAPESVAAVSRARAHDAAEVVARLRTMEDLTIDSIVLDDSQSVIALRRIPDRPGIAAQVFEAIAAKGILVDMIVQNVGRGDAANLSLTVPKEDSENALLVAKKIGEQLGAEEILCKADAAKLSVSGIGLRSHTGVGIRMFRALSDAGINVELINTSEVMVNVIVEGKQGKAGLTALNKAFADVLLD; this is encoded by the coding sequence ATGTCTTTGATCGTTCAAAAGTTCGGCGGCACCAGCGTCGCTGATTGCGAGAAAATCGTCGCCGCCGCTCGCAAGGCGATCCGCGCTCAAAAAGAAGGCCACCAGGTCGTGATGGTGGTCAGCGCGATGGGCAAGAATACCGACGTCCTGGTCGACCTGGCGAAGCAGATCAATGATCGTCCGCCGGCCCGCGAGATGGACATGCTCCTCTCGACCGGCGAGCAGGTCAGCGTCGCGCTGATGGCGATGGCGATCCACTCGCTGGGCGCCAAAGCGGTCAGCCTAACCGGTGCGCAGATCGGCATCAAGACCGACAGCACGCACACCAAGGCCCGCATCATCTCGATCGAAACCGAGCGAGTCAAACAGCTGCTCGACGCCGGCAACATCGTCATCGCCGCCGGCTTCCAGGGGATCGACGAGAACATGAACATTACGACGCTCGGCCGCGGCGGTAGCGATACCACGGCCGTTGCGCTCGCTGCGGTGCTCGACGCCGACGCCTGCGAGATTTACACCGACGTCGACGGCGTTTACACGACCGACCCGCGTCTGCTGGCCGAAGCGCGTCGCGTGCTGCAAATCAGCTACGACGAAATGCTGGAGCTCGCCAGCCTTGGCGCCGGCGTCATGCACAGTCGCTCGATCGAGTTCGCCAAGAAGTTCGGCGTGCCGATTCACGTTCGCAGCAGCTTTACCGACATCACCGGCACGATGATCGTCGATCAGCCCGAGTCGAAAACTCGCCCGGTCGGCGGCGCCGCGATGACCAAGAACGAAGCCCGCGTCACAATCGAAGGAGTGCCGGACGTCCCGGGGATCTCGCACGAACTGTTCCATAGCATCGCGTCGAAGGCGATCTCAGTCGACATGATCGTGCAGAACATCGGCGCCGACGGCCGTGCGAACATTTCGTTCACCGTGCCGCGCGATGAACTGGAACAAACGCTCGAAGCGGTCCGCAGCGCCGCCGACATTTTGCAGTACGAAAACGTCGCCCACGACGAAAACGTCTCGAAGATCTCGGTCGTTGGTCTCGGCATGGCCGAGCAATCGGGCGTCGCCGACAAGATGTTCCGCGTCCTGGCCGACGCTGGGATCAACATCCAGATGATCACCACCAGCGAGATCAAGATCTCGGTGCTGGTTTCGCGAGCCGACGCCCAGCGAGCCTTGGCCGCGGTTCACTCCGGCTTCCTGCTCGACGTCAAACCGGACGACGCTCCGGAGTCGGTCGCGGCCGTTTCGCGGGCACGCGCTCATGACGCCGCCGAAGTGGTCGCGCGACTTCGCACGATGGAAGACCTGACGATCGACAGCATCGTGCTCGACGATTCGCAGTCGGTCATCGCGCTGCGTCGCATTCCTGATCGCCCCGGTATCGCGGCCCAGGTCTTTGAAGCGATTGCGGCGAAAGGAATTCTGGTCGACATGATTGTCCAGAACGTCGGACGCGGCGATGCGGCGAACCTGAGCTTGACGGTTCCGAAAGAAGACAGCGAGAACGCGCTGTTGGTCGCCAAGAAGATTGGCGAACAGTTGGGCGCCGAAGAAATCTTGTGCAAGGCGGACGCCGCGAAACTGTCGGTCTCCGGCATCGGTCTTCGCAGCCATACCGGCGTCGGCATTCGCATGTTCCGCGCCTTGAGCGACGCTGGGATCAATGTCGAGTTGATCAACACGTCGGAAGTGATGGTCAACGTGATCGTCGAAGGCAAACAAGGAAAAGCCGGCCTGACCGCTTTGAACAAAGCCTTCGCCGACGTGCTGCTCGACTAG
- a CDS encoding cofactor-independent phosphoglycerate mutase, whose product MKYAIIIPDGCADEPQESLGGKTPLAAANTPNMDAIVAAGTVGRANNVPDHLPAGSDVANLSLLGYNPNEYFTGRAPLEAAAQGIVLAPEDWAIRCNLVCVQDQTMKSFTAGHISSEEAAELLKAAQEELGSELLEFIPGVSYRNLLLYRGEKSPAPFSQDTRTTPPHDLTDKSVADDYPRGPGSDLLAELMSRSVEIFADHPVNKKRIAEGKLPATNVWLWGIGKRPALKSFQEVYGRSGKMITAVDLLRGLAALVGWDRIEVPGATGYIDTDYAAKGKYAIDALPTTDIICVHVEAPDEASHEGRADAKIKALEEIDKHIVGPLHEALKKQGDYRILVTPDHPTPVRTKTHSHGFVPLAICGTGVAADEYKTYDEENAGQSALSFDDGWRMMRHFLDG is encoded by the coding sequence ATGAAATACGCCATCATCATTCCGGACGGTTGCGCAGACGAACCTCAAGAGTCGCTCGGCGGCAAAACGCCGCTGGCGGCCGCCAACACGCCCAACATGGACGCCATCGTCGCGGCTGGTACCGTCGGCCGCGCGAACAACGTGCCGGACCATTTGCCGGCCGGTAGCGACGTGGCGAACCTCAGCTTGCTCGGCTACAACCCGAACGAATACTTCACCGGCCGCGCTCCGCTGGAAGCGGCCGCGCAAGGGATCGTCCTGGCGCCAGAAGACTGGGCGATTCGCTGCAACCTGGTCTGCGTGCAAGACCAGACGATGAAGAGCTTCACCGCCGGACATATCTCCAGCGAAGAAGCAGCCGAACTGCTGAAAGCGGCGCAAGAGGAACTCGGCAGCGAACTGCTCGAATTCATCCCCGGCGTCAGCTATCGCAACCTGCTTCTCTATCGCGGCGAAAAGTCGCCGGCGCCCTTCTCGCAAGACACGCGCACCACGCCGCCGCACGACCTGACCGACAAGTCGGTCGCCGACGATTACCCGCGCGGTCCAGGCAGCGATCTGCTGGCCGAACTGATGAGCCGCAGCGTCGAGATCTTCGCCGATCACCCGGTCAACAAAAAGCGAATCGCCGAAGGGAAGCTTCCGGCGACCAACGTCTGGCTGTGGGGAATCGGCAAGCGTCCGGCGCTGAAGTCATTCCAAGAAGTCTACGGCCGTAGCGGCAAGATGATCACTGCGGTCGACCTGCTGCGTGGTTTGGCCGCGCTCGTTGGTTGGGACCGGATCGAAGTTCCCGGCGCGACCGGCTACATCGACACTGATTACGCCGCCAAAGGGAAGTACGCGATCGACGCGTTGCCGACGACCGACATCATTTGCGTCCATGTCGAAGCTCCCGATGAAGCGTCGCACGAAGGACGCGCCGACGCCAAGATCAAAGCGCTCGAAGAAATCGACAAGCACATTGTCGGCCCGCTTCACGAAGCGTTGAAGAAGCAAGGCGACTATCGCATTCTGGTCACCCCGGATCATCCGACGCCGGTCCGAACCAAGACCCACAGCCACGGCTTTGTGCCGCTGGCGATTTGCGGTACCGGCGTCGCCGCGGACGAATACAAGACGTACGACGAGGAAAACGCCGGACAATCCGCGCTATCGTTTGACGATGGCTGGCGCATGATGCGTCATTTCCTCGACGGCTAA
- a CDS encoding homoserine dehydrogenase codes for MPKTKVAIVGVGTVGAGVARILLDHGDRTAKNAGATLWLQKAVVRDLKRQRDCQLPEGVLTDDLNDIVNDPEIKVVAQLMGGIDQARTTMLRLLEAGKDIVTANKALIAEHGPELFSRAHELGRSIAFDAAVAGGIPIITNLTQCLTANQVTSLVGILNGTSNFIVSKMEEDGHDYNDAVREAQARGYAEADPTMDVDGSDAAQKLAILAHIAFGAAIDWKKIPRVGIDSLDPIDLKFAKELGYRVKLLAVARMTETGLELHVSPTLVKIGRPLAEVRGAYNAISVTGDQVGELFYHGLGAGQKPTASSVVADLIDTAVGRTALTFRTLKLFTSHNPDVAICPATEIVGRYYFRFLVDDRPGVLAEIAAILGTHNISIASVIQHEPDEEGENAVVSLIIMTHTATDGDADAALTEIVRLDSVRAGNRKLRVQD; via the coding sequence ATGCCAAAAACGAAGGTCGCCATCGTCGGCGTCGGCACCGTAGGCGCCGGCGTAGCGCGCATTCTACTCGACCACGGCGATCGCACCGCAAAAAATGCAGGTGCGACGCTCTGGCTGCAAAAAGCGGTCGTCCGCGATCTCAAACGGCAGCGCGATTGCCAGCTGCCGGAAGGTGTCCTGACGGACGACCTGAACGACATCGTCAATGATCCGGAGATCAAAGTCGTCGCGCAGTTGATGGGGGGCATTGATCAAGCCCGGACCACGATGCTCCGTCTGCTGGAAGCGGGCAAAGACATCGTCACCGCCAACAAGGCGCTGATCGCCGAACATGGTCCCGAGCTGTTCAGCCGCGCCCATGAACTGGGACGCTCGATCGCGTTCGACGCCGCAGTCGCCGGCGGGATTCCGATCATTACGAACCTGACGCAGTGCCTGACCGCAAATCAAGTAACGTCGCTGGTCGGCATTCTGAACGGCACCAGCAACTTCATCGTCTCGAAGATGGAGGAAGACGGCCACGACTACAACGACGCCGTCCGCGAAGCCCAAGCCCGCGGCTACGCCGAAGCCGATCCGACGATGGACGTCGACGGTTCGGACGCCGCCCAAAAGCTGGCGATCCTCGCCCACATCGCCTTTGGCGCCGCGATCGACTGGAAGAAGATTCCTCGCGTCGGCATTGATTCGCTCGATCCGATCGACCTGAAGTTCGCCAAGGAACTTGGTTATCGCGTCAAACTGTTGGCGGTCGCTCGCATGACCGAGACCGGGCTGGAACTGCACGTCTCGCCGACGCTGGTGAAGATCGGTCGCCCGCTGGCCGAAGTCCGTGGCGCGTACAACGCGATCAGCGTCACCGGCGATCAGGTAGGCGAGTTGTTCTATCACGGCTTGGGCGCCGGGCAAAAGCCAACCGCTTCGTCGGTCGTCGCCGACCTGATCGACACCGCCGTCGGACGCACCGCGCTCACCTTCCGCACGCTGAAGCTGTTCACCAGCCACAATCCTGACGTGGCGATCTGCCCGGCGACGGAAATTGTCGGCCGCTACTACTTCCGCTTCCTGGTCGACGATCGCCCCGGCGTATTGGCCGAGATCGCGGCGATCCTGGGAACGCACAACATTTCGATCGCGTCGGTCATTCAGCACGAGCCGGACGAAGAGGGGGAAAACGCCGTCGTCTCGCTCATCATCATGACCCACACAGCGACCGACGGCGACGCAGACGCCGCGCTCACAGAAATCGTTCGGCTCGATAGCGTGCGAGCCGGCAACCGCAAACTTCGCGTTCAAGACTAA
- a CDS encoding antibiotic biosynthesis monooxygenase family protein, which translates to MTQLDNPPYYAVIFTSQRTNNDRQGYLAAAERMEDLAREQAGFLGIESVRDVDGFGITVSYWTDLAAIDAWKNQVDHLGVQRLGRKEWYESYPLQIARVERAVEFPPSR; encoded by the coding sequence ATGACGCAGCTTGATAATCCCCCTTACTATGCGGTTATCTTTACCAGTCAGCGGACGAACAACGATCGACAGGGTTACCTGGCCGCGGCCGAGCGCATGGAGGACCTGGCTCGCGAGCAGGCCGGCTTTTTGGGGATCGAATCGGTCCGGGACGTCGACGGATTCGGTATCACCGTTTCTTATTGGACCGATCTGGCCGCGATCGACGCCTGGAAGAACCAGGTCGATCATCTTGGGGTCCAACGACTAGGGCGAAAGGAGTGGTACGAAAGCTACCCGCTGCAAATCGCGCGGGTAGAGCGTGCTGTTGAGTTTCCGCCAAGCCGTTAA